A region of the Myxococcus stipitatus DSM 14675 genome:
CCGAGCTGTGGGAGCCGCCCGGGTTGTCCGAGCGCGAGAGGTTGGCCTCGAAGAAGTGCCCCCACTCGTGGACGATGACGTGGCTGTCGAACTCGTCCGTGTCCACGCCCGCCATGCCCAGCACGTAGATTTCGTTCTCGCTCGGGGAGAAGTGCGAGGTGCCAATCTGCCCGGAGGCGGGCTGCCCGCGCTCCGGAGCATTCTTGGGGCTCCAGTTCACCTTGAGCGGCGGGAAGGGCACTGGCCGCACGGCGAGGAACGCCTGCGACGCGGTGTACATGCTGTCCAGGATGGCGAACGGCGCGGCGGCCCGCATGTTCGCGTTGTAGCCGCTGCCCGTCCAGCCGTGGCCCGCGTGCAGGTCCTGGCTCACCGCGCCGGCCTTGACCTTGAGCGAGGTGGACACGGCCCAGATGGCGTTGTTGGAGGTGTTGTCCTCCACCTGGATGGAGGGCGTCGTCGTCTTCGCGAGCGCGGCCAACGTCACGTTGGCGCCCTCTCCGGCCGTGTACTTGAGCTCGTAGCGGCCGCTGCTGTCCGTGGTCGCCTTGCCGAGCACGGTGTTGTTCTTGCCGAGCACCTGGATGGTGACGTCGCGGACGGGCTTCACGGTGGTCTGACCGAAGCCCAGCGTCCCGCTCCGCGTCGCGGGGGAATACGAGGCAGGGACGAAGTCGTACGTCACCTTGCCACTGAGGGTGACGTCGACGGGAGGTCCTTCCTCCCCGTCATCGTCTCCTGGACAACCGAGAACCGTGAGGCCGAGCGCGACCACCAGCGTCTTGCTGGTGCGGCTCCAGACCGATGTGCGAGACACGTACATTCCGTCCTCCCCCTTCCTTTCGCCTTCAATGGGTGACGGGGCATTCTCGGTGGGTCCCCCGCGAACTTCAAACGTCGTGAGCGGTCCTTCCCGCAATGAGGCACCGGGGCCGCCCCCCAGGGATGACACCGCGCGAGGGCAGCCGGGCGAAGGGCCTGTCTCCCCGGGCTCGCGGGGCCGACCAGCCGCCCGAGCGTGGGTTGGCGGCGCGCGAGGGAGCGCGAATCTTGGGAAGAGATGTCGCGCGCGGGGGGCGGGCGACCCCCCGGCCCATCGTCTCCTCGCCATGCCCACTCCGACCGACAGCTCGAGCCCGCCGTCTCCGTGGAGGGAGGACGCCTCCCGCGCGCGGGACGAGCGCATCTTCCGCTCCGTCGTCGACAGCATGGCGGAGGGGCTGGCGGTGGTGGACGAGCAGGGGCGACTCGTCTTCTTCAATCCCATGGCGGAGCAGCTCGTGGGCCAGGGTCCCACCGACACGCCGGTGTCCGAGTGGTCCACGCACTACGGCCTCTTCCTGCCGGACCAGGTGACGCCGTTCCCCGCGGAGGAGCTGCCCATGGCCCGGGCGCTGCGGGGTGAGTCGGTGAGCCAGGTGGAGATGTTCCTGCGCAATCCCGCCAGGCCCGCGGGGGCCTGGCTGCTGGTGAGCTGCCGTCCCATTCGAGACGCCTCGGGGGCCCCGAGGGGCGGGGTGGCCGTCTTCAACGACATCACCGGCTTCAAGCGGGCGGAGAAGGCCCTGCTCGAGAGCGAGGTGAAGTACCGGACGCTCTACAACAGCACGCCCGTGATGATGCACTCCATCGACGCCCGGGGGCGGCTGGTGAGCGTCAGCGACTGCTGGCTGTCCATGCTGGGCTACTCGCGCGAAGAGGTCATCGGCCGCGACTCCGTGGAGTTCCTCACCGAGGCCTCCGCGCGCTTCGCCCGCGAGAAGGTGCTGCCCGCCTTCTTCGCGACGGGCGTCTGCCGGGACGTGCCGTACCAACTGGTGAAGAAGAACGGGGAGCGGCTCGACGTGCTGCTGTCGGCCATCGCGGAGCGGGATGCCTCCGGCCGGTGGGTCCGCTCGTTGGCCGTGCTGCTGGACGTGACGCAGCGCCACCGCGCGGAGGCGGCGCTCCAGCAGAGCGAGCACCAGCTGCGCGCCATCCTGGACAACGCCACCACGGTCTTCTTCCTGATGGACCCGCAAGGCCGCTACATCTTCGTGAACCGCCAGTGGGAGCGCGTCTTCCACCACACCCGCGAGGAGGTCGCCGGCAAGACGGTCCACGACGTGTTCCCCGCGGACGTGGCCGACCGCTTCCACCAGGTGAACGAGGAGGTCCTCCTGCGCCGCATGGCGGTGACGGAGGAGCTGCGTGTCCCGCAGGTGGATGGCACGCACACGCACATCACCCAGAAGTTCCCGCTGCTCGACGCGCGCGGGGAGCCCTATGCCGTCTGCGGCATCTCCACCGACATCACCGAGCGCAAGCGCCGGGAGGAGGCGCAGCGCTTCCTCGCGGAGGCCAGCCGGGAGCTGGGCACGTCGCTCGACTCCGCGACGACGCTCCAGCGGGTCGCGGAGCTGACCGTGCCCCGGCTCGCGGAGGTGTGTGTCGTCTTCATGCCGGAGGACGGAGCGCGGCTGCGCGCGGTGGCGGTGGCGGCACGAGACGCCGAGCGCGCCCTCCGTGTGCGTGAGTCCCTGGAGTCCCATCCGCTGGTGCCCGAGGCGCGCCATGGCCCCATCGGGGTGATGGCGACGGGGCGCTCGGAGTGTCTGCCGCTGCCCCGGGGACTCCAGGGACACGAGGGGCTGGTGGAGCTCGGCGGGCAGCCCTCGCTCTGTGTGCCGCTCCAGGCGCGAGGCCGGAACCTGGGCGTGCTGATGCTGCTGTCCCCGCGCTCCGGCCGCGGCTTCTCGTCGGAGGACGTGTCGCTGGCGGAGGAGCTGGGCCGCCGCGCCGCGTTCGCCATCGACAACGCGCAACTCTATTGCAAGTCCCAGGAGTCCATCCGCGTCCGCGACGAGTTCCTCTCCATCGCCTCACACGAGCTGAAGACGCCGCTCACGTCCATGAAGCTGCGCATGCAGCAGATGTCGGCCCTGCTGGAGCGCTCCCGCCACGAGTCGACGTTCGCCGCGCGGCTGTCCGGCATGCTGCTCGTCTGTGAGAGTCAGCTCGCCCGGCTGTCGCGGCTGGTGGAGCACCTGCTGGACGTCTCCCGCATCCACGAGTCGCGGCTC
Encoded here:
- a CDS encoding PAS domain S-box protein, translated to MPTPTDSSSPPSPWREDASRARDERIFRSVVDSMAEGLAVVDEQGRLVFFNPMAEQLVGQGPTDTPVSEWSTHYGLFLPDQVTPFPAEELPMARALRGESVSQVEMFLRNPARPAGAWLLVSCRPIRDASGAPRGGVAVFNDITGFKRAEKALLESEVKYRTLYNSTPVMMHSIDARGRLVSVSDCWLSMLGYSREEVIGRDSVEFLTEASARFAREKVLPAFFATGVCRDVPYQLVKKNGERLDVLLSAIAERDASGRWVRSLAVLLDVTQRHRAEAALQQSEHQLRAILDNATTVFFLMDPQGRYIFVNRQWERVFHHTREEVAGKTVHDVFPADVADRFHQVNEEVLLRRMAVTEELRVPQVDGTHTHITQKFPLLDARGEPYAVCGISTDITERKRREEAQRFLAEASRELGTSLDSATTLQRVAELTVPRLAEVCVVFMPEDGARLRAVAVAARDAERALRVRESLESHPLVPEARHGPIGVMATGRSECLPLPRGLQGHEGLVELGGQPSLCVPLQARGRNLGVLMLLSPRSGRGFSSEDVSLAEELGRRAAFAIDNAQLYCKSQESIRVRDEFLSIASHELKTPLTSMKLRMQQMSALLERSRHESTFAARLSGMLLVCESQLARLSRLVEHLLDVSRIHESRLSLRLEEMDLAAVAREVVAHLKEQLEKAGCEWMLDAPEHLLGRWDKLRLEQVMMNLLTNAVKYGAGKPIWVRLAHHGEQVWLSVEDHGMGIPRESQARIFERFERAASANYGGLGLGLFITRQIAEAHGGRVWVESEPGRGARFVVELPQWTHISGPSTSRSTSASTPDAVTAAPAP